The genomic segment GTGATGGATCCTATCGATGGGATCAATATCAAAAAAGACAGCAGCTTCGCCATGCTGATGGAAGCTCAGGGCCGAGGCTATGAACTCTACTATATGGAGATGGACGATCTCTATCTGGACCAGGGGCAAGCCAGGGCTACCATGAAGCAGCTGTGTGTTGAAGAGGATCCGGGCTGCTGGTACAAGTTCAGTGAGGCTCATGATCAAAGCCTCAGTGAGCTGGATGTGATCCTGATGCGTAAAGACCCTCCCTTTGATACCGAATATATCTACGCCACCTACATTCTGGAGCGTGCCGAAGATGAAGGGGTCCTCATCGTCAATAAGCCTCAGAGCCTGCGCGATGCAAACGAGAAGCTCTTTACCGCCTGGTTCTCGGAGCACACCCCGCACACCCTGGTCACCCGTAGTGCGGCGAAGATCCGTGCCTTTTACCAGGAGCACCAGGATATTATCCTCAAGCCTCTGGACGGCATGGGTGGTGCATCCATTTTCCGGGTGAAAGCCGACGATCCGAATCTTGGGGTCATCATTGAAACCCTGACCGAGCATGGCCAGCGTTACTGCATGGCTCAAACCTTTATCCCGGAGATCACCAAGGGAGATAAGCGTGTGCTGGTGATTGACGGCGAGGCGATCCCCTACTCCCTGGCGCGGATCCCTGCCAGCGGTGAAACCCGGGGCAACCTGGCAGCCGGAGGCCGGGGTGAGGCTCAGCCTCTGACAGCCGAAGAGCTGGCGATTGCCAATGCGGTGGGTCCGACCCTCAGGGAGAAGGGACTCATCTTCGTCGGGCTGGATATGATAGGGAACCGCCTGACCGAGATCAATGTCACCAGTCCGACCTGTATCCGGGAGATCGAGGCCGCTTTCGACATCAGCATCACAGGCAAGCTGATGGATGCAATCGAAGCACGCCTTGCAACCGCCCGGGAATAAAAACACAAAGATTGCTCAGGGACGAGTAATTTCACCCGGCTATGATACGGAAACTGCCATACTAGAAATAAGCGTAGGGAGTAGTTGAGCGCCTATGACAAACTTTGAAAACCACTTTCTAATCGCGATGCCGACCCTCAAGGATCCCTTCTTTGAACGGTCACTCGTCTATCTGTGCGAGCACAGAGAGCAGGGAGCGATGGGACTGGTGGTCAACATAGCTATCGATATTTCGCTCAAAGAACTCCTCACTCAGCTGGATTTTCATCCGGGTGAATCACCTAAGCTTGCCAAACCGGTTCTCCAGGGAGGCCCCATCTCTCTGGATCGTGGCTTTGTGTTGCACTCTCCCTGCAAAGGGATGGACTCAAGCATACAGCTGACCGACAACCTGATGGTCACCACCTCCAAGGATATCCTCGGGGTTCTTGGTTCTCACCATGAACCCAGTGACTACCTGGTTACCCTGGGCTACGCCGGATGGAATCCGGGTCAGCTGGAGCAGGAGCTCAAAGAGAATGTCTGGCTGACTATCCCGGCCGATCCCGCCCTAATTTTTGAAGTTCCGATTCACCAGCGCTGGGAGATGGCAGCCCGCTCACTGGGAATCGATATCTGGCAACTCTCCTCTCAAATCGGACACGCATAAACAGATGACCCACATTGATTACCAAACCTGTATGGGGTTTGATTTTGGCACCCGGAGTATCGGTGTTGCGATCGGCCAACGGCTAACAGGAACCGCCCGTCCTCTGACCAGTCTCAAGGCCCGGGATGGGATCCCAAACTGGGATCAGATCAAGGCACTGATTGATGAGTGGCAGCCGGATCTGCTGATCGTCGGCCTGCCGCTAAATATGGATGGCACCGAGCAGGAGGTTACCAAGCTGGCCCGTAAATTCGCCAACCGCCTGCATGGCCGCTTCGGGAAACGGGTCGAGCTCTGCGATGAACGCCTGAGCACCGCTGATGCCAAGGAGCGGCTGTTTGCAGCCGGAGGCTACAGGGCCCTGGATAAGGGCAAGATCGATGCGGCCTCGGCGCAGCTGATCCTTGAAAGCTGGATGGAACGGCAATACGACTGAAGGATAATTTATCCTGCTGATGGCTGTTTGCAGCTGCGCTGCATGAATGTCGGGATCGCCCGACAGCGAGCAAAGGGGCAAACGCCTTTCCCCTTTGCAATCCCCTCGCGCCCCGAACCTCGCTGCATCCTCGTCTCACCTAAGGCTCAAGGCACAGCTTAGACATCACGTCCATGTGATGGCTAAGCTTTCACGATATCCCTATCGCTCAACCTTAATCCTTCACGGCTCGCCTCGGCGCTCGCTCACGGGGATTTAGGGCCCCGTCTATTTGCGCCGAGGGTTTCAAGTAGGAGCAAAGGGTGAGTGGCAAGGATGCCACGAAAAGCCAATCAGTATAGGGGTGAAGTTACTTCCGAAGTAACGAAACGAGAGGCAGGATGCCGAACTGGGGAGGGCTGTCAGGATGATAGCCGCCTGAGAACGGCCTTTTCCCGCCGCCGCTCGGCAGCTATAACCATCCCTGGTGATCGCTGCATTCGTATATCCTATACATCGCAGCGGCAAATGTGCCACAGGCACAAATAGTAGGTCCGAAGGACAAAGCAGAAGTTGGCTTTGTACCAATAGCGAACTTGATAGCATTGCATGCAGCTAATATTGTGGCTTCGCCACAGATATGTCGGGGCGCCGACAGCGCCTGACTTTTGTATCGGCAAAAGTCAGCAAAACCTCCCTTCGCGCTGCGAGTCCCTCCGCAGAGCTGCGGTGCTCGACATCCTGTCTCGAAAACAAAAAATAGTGGTTTTATAGTTTGCCTCGGCGCTCGCTTACGGGGGGGACTTCCCCTTTGATTCGTGCCTGAAAATCATAATGCGAGTGAAGCCGAATGGCAGGATGCCATGAGTGCATAGCCACGCCAGGGGTGGAGTCTCTCCCAGAGAGGCGGAACGAGAGATAAGGATATCGAACTGGGGAGGCATATCATGGATGGTATGCGGCGTGTCTATGCTTGAGCTTCAAGGAGTAAGTGATTTTCAGGATCTTCACGAATCGAGGGGGTACCCTCGGGGTTGTTAGGGGGACTGGGTGAGCAGTCCCCCTAACCCGTAGTCCGCGGCCGGACAATTGTGCCAAAGGCACAAAATCCTGTCCGAAGGACAAAGCAGAAATTGGCTTTGTACCTATAGCGAACTGTTGATTGTGCTGCGCACGACTAATCTGCAGCTTCGCTGCAAGTGCCGGTGCTGACCGGCAGCAGGCAAGAAGGTGCGCTCGCCCGCACCCTCTTGCATCTCCCGGGGCGCCCCGGATCTCGCTGAACCTTCGACTCACCTAAGGATTAAGGCACCACTTAGACGCGACATCCCTGTCACGGCTAAGATCTCATCACATCCATGTGATTAGACCTGAATCCTCAACGGTTCGCCTCGGCGCTCGCTCACGGGGGATCATGTTCCTTTCTCCGATTCAGCTATAGAGGAAATTTAGGTTTTTATGTGTTAGAGGCAGGATGCCGAACTACGTAGCTCTGTGGATGGACTCACAGCGCGGAGTGAGATTTTGCCTACTTTTGACGATACAAAAGTAGGGCGCAGTCGGGCGCCCCCAACATCTGTGCCACAGGCACAAAAAGCTGACCGCAGGTTAAATGATGAAGGTTCGCTTTGTACCAATAACAAACCTTATATATCCTGCGGATGACTGTTTGCCACTAGCTGCCGACTGCCGGTCTCGCCGGGGCCGATTTGTTAGCCCTCTCCCTTCCACTTATCGAACTTGGATTGCAGGTTGAGCCAGAGCTCAGGGGTTGTGCCCAGGGACTTAGCCAACCTCACGGCTATCTGTGGAGTGACTGGCTGCTCACCCGCCAAAACGCGCTTTAACGTCTCCAACGAAATTCCGGAGACTTTAGAGAGCTTGCCTTCGGTCATCCCGACCGAGCCTATGTACTCCTCTGTGAGCTTTTTTCCCGGAGTCACAGGCTTGGCTTGCTGGTGAGTCAGTGCCTTATCCTTCTTTACCTCCTCCTCTATCTGCTCCATGGTGTGATTCAAACGCTCTGAGCTCTCCTTTGACCAAGAGGAGTTTTTCATCGTATCAAGGCTCATCTTACAACCTCCTCGGCAGGCCTGAGATCATCTGCCATCAAGCTCTAACGCATTAACCCTTAGCACAGGTTGCATAGTTCTGTGGTGTGCAGTAGGTCATAGGGATGTTGATCACTTTTTGATAATCCTGACCCCTGACGATTTTATACAGGGTAAAAAGAGCTTGCCGCCCCATCTCGAAGGGATTTTGCCCAATGTTTCCATGGGCGAGCCGCTCCTTTAGATATTCAAGCTGTATCTCGGCCGAATCTGCGATGATCAGGATGAGCTTTTTTTGCTCAAGCTCCGCTTTGTGGGGCTCAATCAGCTCACGGTAACCCTCCACAAACTGAACCCAGCCACCAACAGCAACGAATGCATCGATATCTTTATCCCTGTATGTCCGCAAGACCGCTTTTAACTCCTTGAACGCGCGCTCAAACTGCCCGTAGTTATACAAGGGTTCACTAAACTCATACCACCCATTTTGCCCCCGAAGAGGCTCTCCCGGTGGATGATGATAGCTATGGCCAGAGAGCGCGGAGCGTACCCCCATCACCCTAAGATTCAGATTCGGAGAATCAGGCCGCCCACTTTGGATCACCAGGGTTCCTCCCTGGGGCCTGTACTGCTTGAGCTGCTCCCCCAGAGCGCGCCCGATCTCAACATCATCGGTTCCCACATAGGCAAGGCGCAGCTTTTGGTTCTTGCTGAGTGATTCAGGAGAAAAGTCTGCATCATAGGTGATCACAGGGATCCCCCGGGAAATCGCTTTTTGGATGCTGTGTGTTGCAAGATACTCTGATTGAGAGATAGCCACCGCGATACCATCAACGCCCTCATCAATCAGATCCGAAATGATCTTATCCTGACGCCTGACATCGATATTAGAGCTACCGCGAAAAATACACTCAACATCGGCAAGCTCCGCCGCTGCAGCCATACACCCCTGACCACTGGCGATGAAAAACGGGTTATCGACCTGCTTGGGAACCATGGCAAATCTCAGCTCTGAAGCTCCGAGAACCGAAGATAAGCTAAGAACAAGGCTGCATAGCAGGAGGGGGTAAATAACCGGCATCATCACATGTCCTATAAACCCGGGAGTCCTGAGTCAAGTATAGGTGGCAGCGGCCGAGTGGGAAATTGAGAGCCTGGTCGTGGTGGTAGCAACTCCCGGGTGAGAAGACAGCGGGGTGATCGTCTGCGACGGCAAGGCACAAAAAAGGCCGCAACGCGGCCTTTTAATCTATCCAGTGTAAAGTTTAAGCTGATGCCTTGGTGCGGCGACTCTTCTTCTGCTCAGGGATCCACAAGCCATCCCGGTAATGAGCCGTCCAGCCGGTGGCCTTGCCATCAACTTCACTCATCACATACTGCTCTTTGTTCTTACGGCTAAAGCGAACCATCACCTTGTTACCATCGGGATCCTGAGCCGGGGCCTCGGTCAGATAGATAAACTTGGCCGGCAAGCGATCTTTAAAGCGAACCAGCTCCTCCACCAGAGGTGCCCGGGTTTCACGGGACTTAGGGAAGGTACTAGCCGCTAAAAATAGCCCGGCCGCGCCATCACGTAGCACAAAATAGGCATCAGACTTGCTGCAGGTGAGCTCTGGGAGATGAACCGGATCTTCCCGTGGCGGTGCAATCTCACCGCTTTTGAGGATCTTACGGGTGTTCTTACACTCCTCATTGGTACAGCCCATATAGGCACCAAAACGCCCTGTCTTGAGCTTCATGTCCTGACCACAGCGATCACATTCGATGATCGGGCCATCATAACCCTTGAGCTTAAACTGCCCCTGCTCTATCTCATAGCCATCACAGTCCGGGTTGCGGCCACAGACGTGCAGTTTACGCTGCTCATCGATGAGGTAGCTATCCATCGCGGTCTGGCACTTAGGACAGCGGTGCATTGCCCGCAAGGCTTCAACCTCGCGCTCGGCATCATCGGCGGTCACCGACTCAAACTCGTCGCTGGACACCAGATCGATGGTCTGCTTACAGCGCTCCTTCGGTGGCAGAGCATAGCCGGTACAACTCAGGAACACCCCTGTCGTTGCGGTGCGGATCCCCATCTTACGGCCACAGGCCGGACAATCCACATCAATGGAAACCATCTGATTTTCGCGCATTCCCCCTTCACTACTTGGTGCAGAGGCCTCCTCAAGCTCCTTGGAAAACTCACCGTAGAAGGCATCCAGGGTATCGGTCCAGACTCGCTCACCGTGAGCCACATCATCGAGCTTGTTCTCCATCTGAGCGGTGAAATCATAGTTCATCAGCTCTTCGAAGTTCTCGATCAGGCGATCGGTGACGATTTCACCCATCTTCTCGGCAAAGAAGCGACGCTTCTCAACTCGCACATAGCCGCGGTCCTGAATGGTAGAGATGATGGATGCATAGGTGGATGGGCGACCAATCCCCTTCTTTTCCAGCTCACGTACCAGGGAGGCTTCATTAAAGCGTGCCGGTGGCTTAGTGAAGTGCTGAGCCGGATCAAGCTTATCCAGGGTCAGGGCTTCGCCCTCCTGAATATTCGGCAGCGCCGTATCCTCTTCCCCTTTCTTGCGAGCGGCAGGTTGAACCCGGGTCCAACCATCAAAACGCATAATTCGTCCCTTGACCCGTAGTTCAATATCTCCAGCTTCAACGGTCAGGGTGGTCGAATCATAGAGAGCATCAACCATCTGACAAGCCACAAACTGGCGCCAGATCAGCTCATAAAGCTTGAGGGCATCGACTTCCATTCCCTGCAGCTCTTTGCCGGGCAGCGTCTTCACATTCGAGGGACGAATCGCCTCGTGCGCTTCCTGGGCATTCTCTTTAGAGCCATAACGCTTAGGATCCTCAGGCAGGTAATTATCACCAAACTCCCCCTGAATATAGTCACGAACCGACTCAACCGCTTCCTGGCTCAGGTTGGTCGAATCGGTACGCATATAGGTGATGTAACCCGCTTCATAGAGGCGCTGTGCCAACATCATGGTGCGCTTAACCCCAAATCCAAGGCGGGTACTCGCCGCCTGTTGCAGGGTCGAGGTGATAAAGGGTGCAGATGGGCGGCTCTTGGTCGGGCGATCTTCGCGCTTTTTCAGCCGATAGCTTGCCTGATTGAGCAGGGCGATCGCAGCATCGGTTTGTGCCTTATTAACCGGGCGAAACTCCTTACCAGACTCGCGTACCACCTGAACCGTCAACGCCTGCTGCTTGCTGCCCTTGAGCTTGGCAAACAGATCCCAGTATTCCTGGGGTTCAAACGCCTTGATCTCCCGCTCACGCTCCACCACCAGGCGGACCGCAACCGATTGAACTCGCCCGGCAGACAGGCCTCGGGCCACTTTTTTCCACAGCAGTGGCGAAACCATATAGCCCACCACGCGATCCATGAAGCGACGCGCCTGCTGAGCATTGACCCTGTCCATATTCAGATCGGCCGGATGAGAGAAGGCCTCGGTGATCGCCGACTTGGTGATCTCGTTAAACACCACCCTGTGATAGGTGTGCTCATCGGACCCAATGATCTCCCGCAAGTGCCAGGCAATCGCCTCTCCCTCGCGGTCCAAATCCGTTGCCAGGTAGATGGTGTCACACTTATCAGCCAGACTACGCAGTTCATTGACGACCTTCTCTTTGCCTGGCAAGACCTCGTAGCGTGCCGCCCAGTTGTGCTCCGGATCGATGCCCATTCGAGTGACCAACGCCTGCTTCTCTTTTGCTTTTTTCTGCGCCAGTTTCTCTTCGGGGCTCAGCCCCTTTGTCGTGGTGCGAGGAGCAGCCTTTTTCTTCGCCGCCGCGCTACCACTGGTCGGAAGATCGCGGATATGTCCAACACTGGACTTCACCACATAATCCTTCCCGAGATACTTATTAATAGTCTTTGCCTTTGCAGGCGACTCCACTATTACCAAAGATTTTGCCATAGAATGCCAACCAAATTTTACTGATGCCGCGATGCGCATCCCGCCTGCCACCAGGCAGACTCAAAGACTCAAAGGTGGGGGGTATAAGGTATATCAGGTAAAAATGCAAACTTATTTAGTTTTTACCACCCACAACCAAAATCAAATTAACCGCCTTCGCCCTGCTGCAACTTCAACGCGGATCGCAGAATAACCTGTCCTGCGATCCTAGGCTCCTGAACACAAGTAGAGTTCAGGTCTTGGGCTGCGTCAATTAACGCAACCAGGAAAATGGGCTCGAAGTAGCCAAACGAGCCACTGCCCGCTCAATCCCGAGGCTCACCGAGTGGCTCAATTTGTCAGCCAACCGTTTGCGTACCACGTAACGAACGCCAACCAAGGTTCGATCCGGATGCTGGCTCAGAAGATACTCATCACTGGTCTGGATGGTATCGATAAGGCCGAGCTTCAGGGCCTGACGGCCAAACCAGTACTCACCGGTCGCCACCTTGGAGAGCTCAAGTTCGGGTCTATGTTCACCCACAAAGTCCTTAAACAGGCCATGAATCGCCTCCAGATCTTCGCGAAACTTGGCTCGTCCCTTGTCACTGTTTTCCCCAAACATGGTCAGGGTACGTTTAAACTCGCCGGCGGTATGCTGCTCAAAATCGATATCGTTACGCTTGAGTAGGCGGTTGAAGTTCGGCAGCTGAGCAATCACTCCAATCGAGCCAATAATCGCAAAGGGGGCGGCCAGGATCTTCTCGGCCACACAGGCCATCATGTAACCACCACTGGCTGCGACCTTATCCACGCTCACGGTGAGCGGGATATGCCGATCGCGGATCCGTTGCAGCTGAGATGCAGCCAAGCCATAACCATGGACCACACCACCACCGCTCTCCAGGCGAACCAGGACTTCATCCTTGCTGGAGGCGATTGCCAGCACAGCGCTCACCTCTTCGCGCAGGGAGCGAACCTCTTTGGCATCAATGCTGCCCTTAAAGTCCAGTACGAACAGCCGGGATTTCTGGTTGCGCTCACTGCCCTCATCCTGCTGCTTGAGCGCCTGCTTGCGCTCTTTGGCCGCTTTTTTCTGGGCTTTTTTACGCTTTTTCTCGACCAGCTTCTGCTCTTCGCCGGAGAGTAGTTCAGACTGCAGCCGATGCTGAGTCTCATCAAGCTGCTCCGACAAGTTGGAGATCTCAAGCTCACCCTTGCGCTGCTTTTGGCGCATCACCAACATCAGGATCACCGCCACCAAAACTATGATCGCGATGACCCAGGTGGCCGTTTTGGCCAAAAATAATCCGTATTGAAGCAAAAAGTCCAAGCCGTGCTCCTTTATTTATCCAATTAGATCAAAAGTGCCACTTTAGTGGCATCAGCTGCGATTAATCAGCCGACTCGCCCTGAGGAAGCAGTTGATAACTCACCTGCTGCTTTGAAACCATTTTCCGGCATTGGTTGCAGAAAAAGTCTACGGCCCCACAAGCCTTGAGGCGCTCCAAAGGTTGCTGACACTCGGGACAGTTGGTCTGAAGCAAAAAGGCCTGGCCACAATGCTGACAGCTCGGGGTCTCGGAGCGAATTCCGATCCCCGGATGTTGGCAGGCAGGACAAGTCAGTTGAAAAGCCATCGCTTATTATCTCTTTTTCATATGCTTAAGCAGGCGCTTGCGCTTGCGAACCTGGCTAAGAGTCAGTTTTTCACTCTTACCCTCATAAGGGTTGCTCCCTTCCTGGAACTCGATATGGATAGGAGTCCCCATGATCTTGAGGCTACGCCGATAGTAGTTGATGAGATAGCGCTTATAACTATCGGGCAGATCACGCAGCTGATTCCCATGAATCACGATGCGCGGCGGGTTCTGTCCACCGGCGTGGGCATATTTGAGCTTGATCCGGCGACCTCGTACCATGGGTGGCTGATGCTCATCCTGGGCCATCTGCATGATCCGGGTTACCAGAGCGGTACTCAATTTACGAGTCGCACTCTCGAAGGCCTCGGTCACCGACTCGAACAGGTGGCCGACACCACTGCCGTGCAGCGCCGAGATGAAGTGCAGCCGGGCAAAGTCGATAAAGCCAAGACGCCGATCCAGCTCGCGCTTGATATCATCACGCACATCCGTATCCAGGCCATCCCACTTGTTCACCGCCAGCACGATGGAGCGACCCGAGTTCAGAATAAAGCCCAGCAGGCTGAGATCCTGATCGGAGATCCCCTCACGGGCATCGATCACCAGCAGCACCACGTGCGCATCCTCAATGGCTCGCAGGGTCTTGATCACAGAGAACTTCTCGACCGCCTCATTGACCCGCTTGCGACGCCGCACCCCGGCGGTATCAATAATGGTGTAGGGCTGACCGTCTCGCTCAAATGGGATGTAGACAGAGTCACGGGTGGTACCCGGCATGTCGTAAACCACCACCCGATCTTCACCCAGGATCCGGTTGGTCAGGGTTGATTTACCCACATTGGGGCGACCGACAATCGCCAGCTTGATGTTACGGATCTCCTCCTCTTCGGGCTCATCCACCTCATCACTCGCATCCAGATCCGGCTCTTCAGGCCAGGCCCACTCATCAACCTCAGGCTCCTCCTCCGGATCGATGCACAGACCCAGCTGCTCAAAATGAGGGCGCAGGGAGTGCTCCAGCAGGGAGGTCACGCCACGTCCATGAGCTGCCGCAATCTGGTAGATCTCACCGAGTGCCAATGCATAGAACTCGGCAACCGCACTATCGGCGTCGATGCCATCTGTCTTGTTGGCGACCAAAAATACCTTCTTCTGCTCTTTACGCAGATGCTCGGCAATCGCCTGATCGGCCGCGGTTAAGCCTGCTCTGGCATCCACCATAAACATCACCACATCGGCTTCAGTAATCGCCTGCAGTGACTGGCCTGCCATCTCAACTTCAATTCCCTCTTCGGTGCCGTCGATACCTCCGGTATCGATTACCAGAAATTCCAGCTCACCGAGTTTCGCCTGGCCATATTTTCTGTCGCGGGTCAGCCCGGGAAAATCAGCGACCAAAGCATCCCGAGTTCGGGTCAGTCGGTTAAACAGGGTTGATTTACCTACATTCGGTCGCCCCACCAGGGCTACAACAGGGACCATTGAAATAATTGCCTCTTTAAGATTTCTTAAAACAGATACGTGAAAAGGCTCCCCGAGTCCCCTCAAGAAGCCTTCAATACAGTTAGTGCCCGGGATCAGGCGTGACGGATCGCAAACAGCTTCCCGTCACGGACCTGAACATACAGGGTTCCATCCGCCACAACCGGCGCAGCATAGATACCCGAGCTGCTCAATTTACTCATCGCTTTGAGCTTACCACTATTGAGATCAAACCAATACAGGTAGCCCTCATCATCGCCAACCACCAGGTAGTCGCCGTAGACCACAGGAGCCGTTACATTACGGTACTCCAGCAGGTCATTGGACCACTGCTCGGCGCCATTTTGACTATCGATACTATAGATATGATTGCGATCATCAGTCACATAGAGATTCAGGCCATCGGCAGCAATATTGCGATAGGAAGTATATTTACGCTTCCACAACTGCTGGCCTGTCATCACGTTGTTAGCAACCAGCTGGCCATTGTAAGCAATAGCATACATCACATTATTGCGGATCAGTGGCGCCGCATTCACATCCACCATCCGCGCCAGCTCGGTACCACCCTTGGCAGTCGTCACCTGGAACTGATGCGCCAGCTGGCCGTTACTCAGGAGGACCACGGCGACCTTGCCATCCGGGCGGCCATAGAAGACCGCACCACCGGCGATCAGAGGCGTAGATGCCCCCCGCAGCAACAGGGATGGCTGATCATCGGTAAAGCTCCACTCCTGATCGCCATTTTGCTGATCAAGAGCAACCAGGGTGCCGGAGGTCAGAGAAATAACTACCTTGCCTGAATTGACCGCGGGCGCTGCAACCACCTCACCCGGAACCGAGTGGGTCCAAAGTAGCTTGCCATCCTGCTCGCTGACGGCATACACCAGTCCATCTTCGGAGCCGAAATAGAGGTTACCATTATCCGAGGTCAATCCGCCGGACAGGCGAACGCTGCGCTTGTCCTCATTGATCTTGAGATCCGAGAGATCGATGCGCCACAGCCGCTTGCCCGTCTTGGCATCCATCGCCTGAACAATGCCATCTCTGGAAGCTGCGAAGATCCGGTTCTCATCCACCACGGGGCGTAACTGTGAGTAGAAGGCACCCACACCATCACCCACCGAACTATCCCACATAATATCCGGAGAGAAGGCAGACTGGATCTGAGGAACAGGCGCCATCTCAATCACATCTTTATCGGCACATCCCTGCAGCGAAAGCAGTGCCAGAGCGGCCGCTGCCGCCAGAGCCAATTTATTTCGCATCAGCCTCTCCTGAGGTCACCTGTGCCACCGCGGGCTGAGCTAAGTCATCCATCTTCAGGCGCAAGACCGAGCTGGACTCTAAACCACCCTCATTCGCTGCCTGTTGATAGGCGGTACGCGCCTTATCTTTAAGGCCCTGCTTAAGGTAGAGATCACCCTGAAGCTCATGGATCTGCGCCTGATAACCGCTTGCCTTGAGGGTGCTCAGTTGCTTGAGCGCTTCTTCAGTTTTTCCCTGAGCCGCATCGATGCGTGCCAGACGCAGGCCTGCTGCGGTCTTCATCAGATCTGAGTCTGAGTGTTTCAAAACTTTTTCCAGTGCATCCTGAGCAACCACTAACTTACCCTTCTCGACCGCACTGTTCGCAAGAGCCATCGCAGCCAGAGCACCATAGCTATCAGACTTATGCTCCTGGATAAAACTATCCACCGAGCCATAGGCCTTCTCACCCTGGGTCTTCAAGGATGCAATGACCTGGGTATAAGCAGCAGATGATTCCTGCATGCTAACCACCTGGTGATGCTTGTAATAACGCCAGCCCGAGACCAGGATGATCGCCAGGATCACGCCACCGATAATCGCCTTGCCGTATTCACTCCACCAGGCTTTGAGAGCCTCAATTTGTTGTTCTTCGGTGCTATGGATATCCACTCGTAACCTCTTTTTATAGTCCTTGTTGTACCAGCTCGATCGCCTGCTCAATGGTCATGCTCTGCTGCTCAGCCTGACCCCGCAGGAACTTCACTGTCACCTGCCCCTGAGCGATCTCATCTTCACCCAGAATAAAAGCAACCGCAGCATTGTTTTTGTCTGCCCGCTTGAGCTGCTTTTTAAAGTTACCGCCCCCA from the Dongshaea marina genome contains:
- the der gene encoding ribosome biogenesis GTPase Der encodes the protein MVPVVALVGRPNVGKSTLFNRLTRTRDALVADFPGLTRDRKYGQAKLGELEFLVIDTGGIDGTEEGIEVEMAGQSLQAITEADVVMFMVDARAGLTAADQAIAEHLRKEQKKVFLVANKTDGIDADSAVAEFYALALGEIYQIAAAHGRGVTSLLEHSLRPHFEQLGLCIDPEEEPEVDEWAWPEEPDLDASDEVDEPEEEEIRNIKLAIVGRPNVGKSTLTNRILGEDRVVVYDMPGTTRDSVYIPFERDGQPYTIIDTAGVRRRKRVNEAVEKFSVIKTLRAIEDAHVVLLVIDAREGISDQDLSLLGFILNSGRSIVLAVNKWDGLDTDVRDDIKRELDRRLGFIDFARLHFISALHGSGVGHLFESVTEAFESATRKLSTALVTRIMQMAQDEHQPPMVRGRRIKLKYAHAGGQNPPRIVIHGNQLRDLPDSYKRYLINYYRRSLKIMGTPIHIEFQEGSNPYEGKSEKLTLSQVRKRKRLLKHMKKR
- the bamB gene encoding outer membrane protein assembly factor BamB; this encodes MRNKLALAAAAALALLSLQGCADKDVIEMAPVPQIQSAFSPDIMWDSSVGDGVGAFYSQLRPVVDENRIFAASRDGIVQAMDAKTGKRLWRIDLSDLKINEDKRSVRLSGGLTSDNGNLYFGSEDGLVYAVSEQDGKLLWTHSVPGEVVAAPAVNSGKVVISLTSGTLVALDQQNGDQEWSFTDDQPSLLLRGASTPLIAGGAVFYGRPDGKVAVVLLSNGQLAHQFQVTTAKGGTELARMVDVNAAPLIRNNVMYAIAYNGQLVANNVMTGQQLWKRKYTSYRNIAADGLNLYVTDDRNHIYSIDSQNGAEQWSNDLLEYRNVTAPVVYGDYLVVGDDEGYLYWFDLNSGKLKAMSKLSSSGIYAAPVVADGTLYVQVRDGKLFAIRHA
- a CDS encoding YfgM family protein gives rise to the protein MDIHSTEEQQIEALKAWWSEYGKAIIGGVILAIILVSGWRYYKHHQVVSMQESSAAYTQVIASLKTQGEKAYGSVDSFIQEHKSDSYGALAAMALANSAVEKGKLVVAQDALEKVLKHSDSDLMKTAAGLRLARIDAAQGKTEEALKQLSTLKASGYQAQIHELQGDLYLKQGLKDKARTAYQQAANEGGLESSSVLRLKMDDLAQPAVAQVTSGEADAK